The following proteins are co-located in the Fischerella sp. PCC 9605 genome:
- the atpA gene encoding F0F1 ATP synthase subunit alpha: MAISIRPDEISSIIQQQIEQYDQQVKVANVGTVLQVGDGIARVYGLEKAMSQELLEFEDGTIGIALNLEEDNVGAVLMGEGHEIQEGSTVTATGKIAQVPVGEALVGRVVDALGRPIDGKGEIKTTETRLLESPAPGIVARRSVHEPLQTGITAIDAMIPIGRGQRELIIGDRQTGKTAIAIDTIINQKEEDVICVYVAIGQKASTVANVVQTLQDKGAMDYTIVVAANASDPASLQYLAPYTGASIAEYFMYKGKATLVIYDDLSKQAAAYRQMSLLLRRPPGREAYPGDVFYLHSRLLERAAKLSDELGKGSMTALPIIETQAGDVSAYIPTNVISITDGQIFLSSDLFNAGIRPAINPGISVSRVGSAAQTKAMKKVAGKLKLELAQFDELQAFAQFASDLDKATQDQLARGQRLRELLKQPQNSPLSVYEQVAILYAGINGYLDDIPVDKITTFSKGLREYLKTSKPKYVQGVQSQKVLGDSEEAALKEAINEYKKTFLATV, translated from the coding sequence ATGGCAATTAGCATCAGACCTGACGAAATTAGCAGCATTATTCAGCAACAAATCGAGCAATACGACCAACAAGTCAAAGTTGCTAACGTTGGTACCGTTCTGCAAGTAGGTGATGGTATTGCTCGTGTCTATGGTCTAGAAAAGGCCATGTCTCAAGAACTGTTAGAGTTTGAAGATGGTACGATTGGCATCGCCCTCAACTTGGAAGAAGATAACGTCGGTGCAGTGCTGATGGGCGAAGGCCATGAAATTCAAGAAGGCAGTACCGTTACCGCCACAGGCAAAATTGCTCAGGTGCCAGTGGGAGAAGCTTTGGTTGGACGCGTTGTCGATGCTTTGGGTCGTCCAATTGATGGTAAGGGAGAAATCAAAACCACTGAAACCCGTTTGCTTGAATCTCCAGCACCTGGTATTGTGGCACGTCGGTCTGTACACGAACCCCTGCAAACTGGTATTACCGCGATCGACGCGATGATTCCTATCGGTCGCGGTCAACGGGAGTTGATTATCGGCGATCGCCAAACCGGTAAGACAGCGATCGCGATCGACACTATCATTAACCAAAAAGAAGAAGATGTAATCTGTGTCTACGTTGCCATCGGTCAAAAAGCTTCCACCGTGGCTAACGTCGTACAGACATTGCAGGACAAGGGCGCAATGGATTACACCATCGTTGTTGCCGCTAACGCCAGTGACCCTGCGTCCCTGCAATACCTGGCTCCTTATACTGGCGCCTCAATTGCTGAGTACTTCATGTACAAAGGCAAAGCTACCCTCGTTATCTACGATGACCTCTCCAAGCAAGCCGCAGCTTATCGCCAAATGTCCCTGCTGCTGCGTCGTCCCCCCGGACGGGAAGCCTATCCTGGTGACGTATTCTACCTCCACTCCCGCTTGTTGGAACGGGCAGCTAAGCTGAGTGACGAATTGGGTAAAGGCAGCATGACCGCCCTGCCAATTATCGAAACTCAAGCAGGTGACGTGTCTGCTTACATCCCCACCAACGTGATTTCTATCACCGACGGTCAAATATTCCTGTCTTCTGACCTGTTCAATGCTGGTATTCGTCCCGCCATTAACCCTGGTATTTCCGTATCCCGCGTGGGTTCCGCTGCTCAGACCAAGGCAATGAAGAAAGTTGCTGGTAAGTTGAAGCTGGAGTTAGCGCAATTTGATGAATTGCAAGCCTTCGCGCAATTTGCCTCTGACCTTGATAAAGCTACCCAAGATCAGCTGGCACGGGGCCAGCGCTTGCGGGAACTCCTGAAGCAGCCGCAAAACTCTCCGCTATCAGTATACGAGCAAGTAGCCATTCTCTACGCTGGTATTAACGGTTACTTAGATGATATTCCTGTAGATAAAATTACTACCTTCTCCAAGGGTCTGCGGGAGTACTTAAAGACCAGCAAACCTAAGTACGTACAAGGAGTACAATCACAGAAAGTACTGGGTGATAGCGAAGAAGCAGCTTTGAAAGAAGCTATCAATGAATACAAGAAGACATTCTTAGCAACAGTGTAA
- a CDS encoding F0F1 ATP synthase subunit gamma, which yields MANLKAIRDRIQSVKNTKKITEAMRLVAAARVRRAQEQVLATRPFADRLAQVLYGLQARLRFEEANLPLLRKREVKSVGLLVVSGDRGLCGGYNNNVIKRAETRANELKAEGVDYKFVIVGRKATQYFQRRNQPIDATYSGLEQIPTAAEASNIANELLSLFLSESVDRIELIYTRFVSLVSSRPVVQTLLPLDTQGLETADDEIFRLTTRGGQFEVERQKVTTQVRPFPRDMIFEQDPLQILDSLLSLYLTNQLLRALQESAASELAARMTAMSNASDNAGELINNLTLSYNKARQAAITQEILEVVGGAEALT from the coding sequence ATGGCTAATCTCAAAGCAATACGCGATCGCATTCAGTCAGTAAAAAATACCAAAAAAATTACAGAAGCTATGCGGCTAGTAGCTGCCGCAAGAGTTCGTCGCGCTCAAGAACAGGTGTTAGCTACTCGCCCCTTTGCCGATCGCCTGGCACAAGTACTCTACGGTTTGCAAGCCCGTCTGCGGTTTGAAGAAGCCAACTTGCCTTTGCTGAGAAAACGGGAAGTTAAGTCAGTGGGGCTGTTGGTAGTTTCAGGCGATCGTGGTCTGTGCGGTGGCTACAACAATAACGTGATTAAACGTGCGGAAACTCGCGCCAACGAACTCAAGGCAGAAGGTGTAGATTACAAATTTGTGATCGTAGGGCGTAAAGCTACCCAGTACTTCCAGCGTCGTAACCAACCTATTGACGCTACCTATTCTGGCTTAGAACAAATTCCCACCGCTGCGGAAGCATCTAACATTGCCAATGAACTGCTTTCCCTGTTTTTATCAGAAAGCGTAGATCGCATCGAATTAATTTACACTCGTTTCGTTTCTTTGGTTAGTTCCCGTCCGGTAGTGCAAACTCTGCTTCCCCTTGACACCCAAGGTCTAGAAACCGCAGATGACGAAATATTCCGTCTGACAACTCGTGGTGGTCAGTTTGAAGTAGAACGGCAAAAAGTCACTACTCAAGTCCGCCCTTTCCCCCGCGATATGATTTTCGAGCAAGATCCACTGCAAATTCTGGATTCTCTGCTATCTCTCTATCTGACTAACCAGCTATTGCGGGCGCTGCAAGAATCTGCTGCCAGCGAACTAGCCGCGCGGATGACAGCTATGAGCAACGCCAGCGATAACGCCGGTGAATTGATCAATAACCTTACCCTGTCTTACAACAAAGCACGGCAAGCGGCAATTACCCAGGAAATTCTTGAGGTTGTGGGCGGCGCTGAAGCACTTACTTAG
- a CDS encoding ATP-binding protein: protein MLSMVQQDHLTVKSELELLNQVQQWFEQFCLQHLSKLGWSESQLYRLNLALAEGFTNAVRHAHHALPPETTIEIDVSLWIDRLEIRIWDYGKPFNPDAIAEPEPGTLQVGGYGWFLLRRLADRVAYERGTDGRNCLLIVKYGLQRQQ, encoded by the coding sequence ATGCTTAGCATGGTGCAGCAAGACCATCTGACGGTTAAGAGCGAACTAGAGCTTCTAAACCAGGTGCAACAGTGGTTTGAACAATTCTGCCTACAACATTTGTCTAAACTTGGTTGGTCAGAAAGCCAACTGTATCGTTTGAACCTAGCATTAGCAGAAGGTTTTACCAATGCCGTTCGTCATGCTCATCATGCTTTACCTCCGGAAACAACCATTGAGATAGACGTTTCTCTCTGGATTGATCGACTAGAGATTAGAATCTGGGATTACGGCAAACCTTTTAATCCTGATGCGATCGCCGAACCAGAACCAGGTACTCTACAAGTCGGGGGGTATGGATGGTTTCTCCTGCGGCGCTTGGCTGACCGAGTTGCCTACGAACGTGGTACAGATGGTAGAAATTGTCTGCTCATCGTCAAATATGGTCTACAACGACAGCAATAA
- the petD gene encoding cytochrome b6-f complex subunit IV has product MATLKKPDLSDPKLRAKLAKGMGHNYYGEPAWPNDLLYVFPVVIMGSFACIVALAVLDPAMVGEPANPFATPLEILPEWYLYPVFQILRSVPNKLLGVLLMASVPLGLILVPFIENVNKFQNPFRRPVATAIFLFGTLVTIYLGIGATLPLDKSLTLGLF; this is encoded by the coding sequence ATGGCAACACTAAAAAAACCAGACCTCAGCGATCCTAAGTTAAGAGCCAAACTTGCAAAAGGCATGGGTCACAATTACTATGGTGAACCTGCTTGGCCAAACGACTTACTCTATGTCTTCCCTGTTGTAATTATGGGAAGCTTCGCTTGTATCGTGGCTCTAGCTGTTCTTGATCCAGCTATGGTTGGAGAACCAGCAAATCCCTTCGCCACACCATTGGAAATTTTACCAGAGTGGTACTTATACCCTGTATTTCAAATTTTGCGTTCAGTTCCTAACAAACTTTTAGGGGTATTATTGATGGCGTCCGTACCCTTGGGACTGATCCTTGTTCCCTTTATTGAGAACGTCAATAAGTTTCAAAATCCTTTCCGCCGTCCTGTAGCAACAGCGATCTTCTTGTTTGGTACTTTGGTTACCATTTACTTAGGTATCGGTGCTACCTTACCATTAGACAAATCCCTTACCTTGGGACTGTTCTAA
- the petB gene encoding cytochrome b6, giving the protein MANVYDWFEERLEIQALADDVTSKYVPPHVNIFYCLGGITLTCFLIQFATGFAMTFYYKPTVTEAYASVQYIMNEVSFGWLIRSIHKWSASMMVLMMILHVFRVYLTGGFKKPRELTWVSGVILAVITVSFGVTGYSLPWDQVGYWAVKIVSGVPEAIPVVGTLISELLRGGSSVGQGTLTRYYSAHTFVLPWLIAVFMLLHFLMIRKQGISGPL; this is encoded by the coding sequence ATGGCCAACGTTTACGACTGGTTCGAGGAGCGCTTAGAGATTCAAGCGCTTGCTGATGACGTTACCAGCAAATACGTCCCTCCCCATGTCAACATCTTCTACTGCCTGGGTGGAATTACTCTGACTTGCTTTTTGATCCAGTTTGCTACTGGATTTGCCATGACATTCTACTACAAGCCAACCGTTACGGAAGCTTATGCCTCCGTGCAGTACATCATGAATGAAGTGAGTTTTGGTTGGCTGATTCGCTCCATCCACAAATGGTCTGCAAGCATGATGGTGCTGATGATGATTCTGCACGTTTTCCGGGTTTACCTCACAGGAGGCTTCAAAAAGCCCCGCGAGTTGACCTGGGTAAGTGGAGTCATCCTGGCAGTAATTACCGTTTCTTTTGGCGTGACTGGCTATTCTCTGCCTTGGGACCAAGTTGGCTACTGGGCTGTGAAAATCGTTAGCGGTGTACCAGAAGCTATCCCCGTGGTCGGCACATTAATTTCCGAACTGTTGCGCGGCGGTTCCAGCGTTGGACAAGGAACGCTGACTCGCTACTACAGCGCTCACACCTTTGTGCTACCCTGGCTCATTGCCGTTTTCATGTTGCTGCACTTCTTGATGATTCGCAAGCAAGGAATTTCTGGTCCGTTGTAA
- the ctpA gene encoding carboxyl-terminal processing protease CtpA, with protein MRLMHKQVFRVGLSLLVAFWLGFCSFCQPAMALSEEQKLVSEVWRIVNRTYLDDTFNHQNWAAVRQKVLATPLPDHQAAYAAIGKMLKGLNDPFTRFLDPEQYRSLQVNTSGELTGVGLQIALNPHTGKLEVVTPIAGSPAEKAGIRPRDRIVKIEGFSTENLTLDEAATRMRGPIGSLVTLLIEREGEGQREFRVMRDRISLNPVVAELHTTSEGAPFGYIRLTQFNANAPMELAHAINSLEKKGASAYILDLRNNPGGLLQAGIEIARLWLNSGTIVYTVNRQGIQGSFESFGPALTDDPLVVLVNQGTASASEILAGALQDNGRATLVGETTFGKGLIQSLFELSDGSGLAVTIAKYETPQHKDINKLGIKPDKIIPSEPIAHEQIGSDFDSQYQAAVELLTKNSVVAAGAA; from the coding sequence ATGAGGTTAATGCACAAACAGGTTTTTCGGGTTGGATTGTCACTGCTAGTGGCGTTTTGGTTAGGATTTTGCAGTTTTTGTCAGCCAGCAATGGCTCTGAGCGAAGAACAAAAGCTGGTGTCGGAAGTTTGGCGAATTGTTAACCGCACTTATCTGGATGACACATTTAATCATCAAAATTGGGCAGCAGTGCGGCAAAAAGTTCTGGCAACGCCACTGCCAGATCATCAAGCAGCTTACGCGGCAATTGGAAAGATGCTTAAGGGCCTGAATGACCCTTTTACCCGCTTTTTAGATCCTGAGCAGTACCGCAGTTTGCAGGTAAATACTTCTGGGGAATTGACGGGGGTGGGCTTGCAAATTGCTCTGAATCCACACACAGGCAAGCTGGAAGTAGTTACTCCCATCGCTGGTTCACCAGCAGAAAAAGCTGGAATTCGACCACGCGATCGCATCGTTAAAATTGAGGGTTTCTCTACGGAAAATCTTACCCTCGATGAAGCAGCAACCAGAATGCGGGGTCCGATTGGCAGTCTGGTGACGTTGCTAATCGAACGAGAGGGAGAAGGACAAAGAGAATTCAGAGTTATGCGCGATCGCATTTCTCTGAACCCTGTAGTCGCAGAGTTACATACTACCTCTGAGGGAGCACCCTTTGGCTACATTCGTCTCACTCAATTTAATGCCAACGCTCCAATGGAACTGGCACACGCCATTAATAGTTTAGAAAAAAAAGGTGCATCTGCATACATTTTGGATTTGCGAAATAATCCCGGTGGACTGCTGCAAGCCGGAATAGAAATAGCTCGTCTATGGTTAAACTCTGGCACTATAGTCTACACAGTCAATCGGCAAGGTATTCAAGGCAGTTTTGAATCATTTGGTCCAGCACTGACTGACGATCCGCTAGTTGTTTTGGTCAATCAAGGAACTGCGAGCGCTAGTGAAATTCTCGCAGGCGCACTACAAGATAACGGCCGTGCTACGCTGGTTGGAGAAACCACGTTTGGTAAAGGCTTAATCCAGTCATTATTTGAGTTGTCAGATGGTTCCGGCTTAGCAGTCACCATTGCTAAGTACGAAACTCCTCAACATAAAGATATTAACAAGCTAGGTATAAAGCCAGACAAAATAATCCCCTCTGAACCAATCGCTCACGAACAGATTGGCTCAGACTTTGACTCTCAATATCAAGCTGCCGTGGAACTGCTGACGAAAAACTCAGTAGTAGCAGCAGGAGCAGCGTGA
- a CDS encoding MBL fold metallo-hydrolase, protein MCPSSQESSQIAKPPREVLDTIFAFPPNRDTLGGTAYFIVRNEGNILIDCPAFEQTNQEFLRSHGGIRWLFLTHRGAIGKTAEFHKTFNCEVLIQEQEAYLLPELDVTTFHQEFTLSSAFKLIWTPGHSPGSSCLYYSEFGGVLFSGRHLVPNQQGEPVPLRTAKTFHWYRQIKSIKNLIESFTPETLQYIAPGANTGYLRGKRVIDNAYQRLANLDFTALLKAQAIL, encoded by the coding sequence ATGTGTCCCTCATCTCAAGAGTCTAGTCAAATAGCCAAGCCACCACGAGAAGTCCTAGATACTATTTTTGCATTTCCACCAAATCGGGACACACTGGGGGGAACCGCTTATTTTATTGTAAGAAATGAAGGCAATATCCTGATTGACTGTCCGGCATTTGAGCAGACAAATCAGGAATTTTTGCGATCGCATGGTGGTATACGCTGGTTATTTCTCACCCATAGAGGTGCTATTGGTAAGACAGCAGAATTTCACAAAACTTTCAACTGCGAGGTTTTGATTCAAGAGCAAGAAGCCTATCTATTGCCGGAATTAGACGTAACTACTTTTCATCAGGAATTCACTTTGAGTTCAGCCTTCAAACTGATTTGGACTCCTGGACATTCTCCTGGATCATCTTGCCTTTACTACAGTGAGTTTGGAGGTGTGCTGTTTTCTGGACGCCATTTAGTCCCTAACCAGCAAGGCGAACCAGTGCCATTGCGAACAGCCAAGACTTTTCACTGGTATCGGCAAATTAAAAGCATAAAAAACCTCATAGAAAGTTTTACACCAGAAACACTCCAGTATATTGCTCCTGGTGCTAACACAGGTTATCTTCGCGGTAAACGTGTCATCGATAATGCCTATCAACGCTTAGCGAACTTGGATTTCACAGCCTTATTAAAGGCACAAGCCATCCTGTAA
- a CDS encoding site-2 protease family protein — translation MTVWFLLLLGLITYLMVQRSVARITRTPVWLLWLVLMTPAMLWTGWTVMHGEKQPPPRALMIWPLVICPLLYWVLFQWGRQPQKDKQTQTETPQPDLATQQSTTELTPVRPIEPNEETQLRNCFPWSVYYIQNIEYRPQAVICRGQLRTKPAEAYQRIKENIEAQFGDRFLLVFQEGLNGKPFFVLVPNTQAAKANTPQKERLTRPGLALLLLIATLVTTTKVGAGIAGVEFTLRQLQSDPSVILKGLPYALGLMFILGIHEMGHYLTARYYKIRSTLPYFIPMPFFLGTFGAFIQMRSPVPHRKALFDVSIAGPLAGFLATLPLLFWGLANSTVVSLPEEKTGLLNPDALNPKYSILLALLSKLALGSQLTPQSAIDLHPVAVAACLGIIVTALNLMPVGQLDGGHIVHAMFGQRSAMLIGQVARLLLLLLSLVQPGFFLWAIILLFIPLMDEPALNDVTELDNKRDIWGLLAMVLLVLIILPLPQAIASLLQI, via the coding sequence ATGACTGTTTGGTTTCTTCTTCTACTGGGACTAATTACTTATCTGATGGTGCAGCGTAGTGTTGCTCGTATCACCCGGACACCTGTGTGGCTATTGTGGTTGGTATTAATGACACCAGCAATGCTGTGGACGGGATGGACGGTAATGCATGGAGAAAAACAACCTCCACCGCGGGCGTTGATGATTTGGCCATTGGTAATTTGTCCCTTGTTATACTGGGTGCTATTTCAGTGGGGGCGACAACCCCAAAAGGACAAACAGACTCAAACAGAAACACCACAACCAGACTTAGCTACACAGCAGTCAACTACAGAATTAACTCCCGTGCGTCCCATAGAACCAAATGAAGAAACCCAATTGCGAAATTGTTTTCCTTGGTCTGTATATTACATCCAGAACATTGAATATAGACCTCAAGCTGTGATTTGCCGAGGTCAGTTAAGAACTAAACCAGCCGAAGCTTATCAACGAATTAAGGAAAACATTGAAGCACAATTTGGCGATCGCTTTTTGCTCGTCTTTCAAGAAGGTTTGAATGGCAAACCCTTCTTTGTACTTGTTCCTAATACCCAAGCTGCTAAAGCTAATACACCCCAAAAAGAAAGGTTAACGCGACCAGGTTTAGCTTTATTACTATTAATAGCCACTTTGGTAACTACTACAAAGGTAGGAGCAGGAATTGCTGGTGTGGAATTCACACTTCGTCAGCTTCAATCCGACCCGAGTGTAATTTTAAAGGGATTGCCCTATGCTTTAGGTTTGATGTTTATTTTGGGCATTCACGAAATGGGTCATTACTTAACAGCGAGGTACTACAAAATCCGCTCGACCCTGCCTTACTTTATCCCGATGCCTTTTTTCTTGGGAACCTTTGGTGCTTTTATTCAGATGCGTAGTCCCGTACCTCACCGCAAAGCTTTATTTGATGTCAGTATCGCCGGGCCCCTTGCAGGTTTTCTAGCAACCTTGCCTTTATTATTCTGGGGCTTAGCTAATTCCACAGTAGTTTCTCTGCCAGAAGAAAAAACAGGGCTGTTGAATCCTGATGCGCTTAATCCCAAATACTCTATATTATTAGCGCTACTCTCGAAGCTAGCCTTGGGAAGTCAGTTAACGCCACAATCAGCTATTGACCTACATCCAGTTGCAGTAGCCGCTTGTTTGGGAATAATCGTGACCGCGTTAAATTTGATGCCAGTGGGACAACTGGATGGAGGTCACATAGTCCATGCGATGTTTGGGCAAAGAAGCGCCATGCTCATTGGTCAAGTTGCTCGCCTGCTGCTGCTGTTACTTTCTTTAGTACAGCCGGGATTTTTCTTATGGGCAATTATTTTATTATTTATCCCACTGATGGATGAACCCGCTCTCAATGATGTCACAGAACTAGATAATAAACGTGATATTTGGGGATTGCTGGCAATGGTTTTGTTAGTGCTGATTATATTGCCACTACCACAGGCGATCGCTAGCTTATTGCAAATTTAG
- a CDS encoding phycobiliprotein lyase, with translation MNIEEFFELSAGKWFSHRTSHHLAFKQSESGKSDIIIEMLAADHPEVIKLCQQYEIDASRASCGARVTWNGTMEWDEQDHKGSTVLVPVPNEDNPFEGKLLREMGYAEKMPVAGSYKMGDDEALTLITEYETMWSEERLWFASPNLRMRVGVLKRFGGFSMASFTSEIRMGGAAPATKASEATNSASS, from the coding sequence ATGAATATTGAAGAGTTTTTTGAGTTAAGTGCTGGTAAATGGTTTTCTCATCGTACTAGTCACCACTTGGCTTTTAAGCAATCAGAATCCGGCAAATCAGATATCATTATTGAAATGCTAGCAGCGGATCATCCAGAGGTAATCAAACTCTGCCAACAGTACGAAATAGACGCCAGTCGTGCTTCCTGTGGCGCAAGAGTAACTTGGAACGGCACGATGGAGTGGGATGAACAAGATCACAAGGGTTCCACAGTATTAGTACCAGTGCCTAATGAAGATAACCCCTTTGAAGGCAAGTTACTGCGGGAAATGGGCTATGCCGAGAAAATGCCAGTTGCCGGCAGCTACAAAATGGGTGACGATGAGGCGTTGACTTTAATTACAGAGTACGAAACGATGTGGTCTGAAGAACGCCTTTGGTTTGCTAGCCCTAATTTGCGGATGCGGGTAGGTGTTCTCAAACGCTTCGGTGGCTTTAGTATGGCTTCGTTCACTTCTGAGATTCGTATGGGTGGTGCTGCACCAGCAACTAAAGCATCTGAAGCAACTAATTCAGCATCCAGTTAA
- a CDS encoding HEAT repeat domain-containing protein, translating into MTVPSLEEISTQLESPNLRDRMVALACLRDVPAEDAVPLIKKVLDDESMQLRSMAIFALGIKQTAECYPILIKILETDPDYGIRADAAGALGYLGDTRAFEALSRAFYEDTDWLVRFSAAVSLGNIKDSRAREILYQALDNEEIVIQQAAIAALGEIKDINAVDRILRFAQSEDWLVRQRLAEALGNLPTPKSVSALKYLEKDSHDNVAEAARISLKRLEEAGN; encoded by the coding sequence ATGACAGTTCCAAGCTTAGAGGAAATTTCCACTCAGTTAGAAAGTCCGAATCTGCGCGATCGCATGGTTGCCCTTGCTTGTTTGCGGGATGTACCAGCAGAAGACGCCGTACCATTAATTAAGAAGGTTTTGGATGACGAATCGATGCAACTGCGGTCAATGGCAATATTTGCCCTAGGGATCAAACAAACCGCAGAATGCTATCCAATTCTGATCAAAATTTTAGAAACTGACCCGGATTACGGCATTCGTGCAGACGCAGCTGGTGCGCTAGGATACTTGGGTGATACCAGAGCCTTTGAAGCACTGTCAAGAGCTTTTTATGAAGATACAGATTGGCTGGTGCGCTTTAGTGCAGCGGTATCGCTAGGTAATATTAAAGACTCCCGCGCTCGTGAAATCCTTTACCAAGCCTTAGATAATGAGGAAATAGTCATACAACAAGCAGCGATCGCGGCACTGGGAGAAATTAAAGACATCAACGCAGTAGATCGGATTTTACGCTTTGCTCAATCAGAAGATTGGTTAGTGCGACAACGTTTGGCAGAAGCTTTAGGTAATCTTCCCACCCCCAAAAGTGTCTCGGCGTTAAAATACCTGGAAAAAGACAGCCACGACAATGTTGCGGAGGCAGCAAGGATTTCTCTTAAAAGGCTTGAAGAAGCAGGTAATTAA